The following are encoded together in the Parabacteroides chongii genome:
- a CDS encoding efflux RND transporter permease subunit — protein sequence MSLYATAVKKPVTTALVFVAVVIMGLFSLTRLSVDLLPEIETNMIMVMTAYPGASATDIEMNVSKPLENVLNSVSDLKHITSQSRENISIVTLEFEYGTDIDVATNDVRDKLDIVESSLPDDVENPIIFKFGTDDIPILLLSVTAEESTNALYKILDDKVSNPLARISGVGAVSISGAPIREVQVYCDPYKLEAYGLTIEGISSIIAQENRNTPGGSIDIGSNTYTLRVQGEFTNANQMLDLVVGSNNGKNVYLRDVAQVKDYIEERAQETFNNGGKGGMIVIQKQSGANSVNIAKKVHEKLPEIQASLPSDVQLGVIVDTSTNILNTIDSLQETIMITFIVVMLVVFIFLGRWRATFIIILTIPISLIAAFAYLLASGNTLNIISLSSLSIAIGMVVDDAIVVLENVTTHIERGSKPKQAAVHATNEVAISVIASTLTMLAVFLPLTMVTGMAGILFKQLGWIVSIIMIVSTVGALTLTPMLCSQLLRLDPKKGRLYVLFFTPIEKALNALDVAYARFLDWAVRHRKTVIAGAFLIFAGSMMMIPMIKTEFFPTQDNARIGITIEMPIGTRQEITRDLALRIDKQFREKYPEILVLNFTEGQADTDNTFAQLSDNGSHIIEMNVNLSSVGDRERGLIEICDIMRQDLAEYSEIKEYKVLAGGQSGSMGGENAVDIEIYGFDFAKTDAVAADLSRRLEGLKGCSQVNISRKDYIPEYQVDFDREKLAMNGLNVTTASLYLRNRINGSTASKYREDGDEYDIKVRYAPEFRQSIEDIENIMIYNNAGQGVRIRDVGKVVERMTPPTIERKNRERLITVSAVVGQGAALSDLVSAVQSELKKMDIPSDVSWQLGGTFEDQQDTFTDLGILMVLIIILVFIVMAAQFESLTDPFVIMFSIPFAFTGVILGLAITQTPLGVMALIGVIMLMGIVVKNGIVLIDYTILCRERGMSILTAAVAAGKSRLRPVLMTTLTTVLGMIPMAIGTGEGAEMWRSMGMTVAWGLSVSTLITLVIVPTVYCVFAGNGVKRRRRKIARLNHLEQL from the coding sequence ATGAGTTTATATGCAACAGCGGTAAAAAAGCCGGTAACCACCGCCCTCGTATTCGTGGCTGTGGTGATTATGGGACTTTTTTCCTTAACCCGATTATCAGTCGACTTGCTCCCGGAGATCGAGACCAACATGATCATGGTCATGACGGCCTACCCCGGAGCCAGCGCCACCGATATTGAAATGAACGTATCCAAACCATTGGAGAACGTATTGAACAGCGTGAGTGACTTGAAACACATCACCTCACAGTCTCGCGAAAACATCTCTATCGTTACACTGGAATTTGAATATGGTACCGATATCGATGTCGCGACCAACGACGTCCGGGATAAACTGGACATCGTAGAATCGTCTCTGCCGGATGACGTGGAAAACCCGATCATCTTTAAGTTCGGTACCGACGATATTCCAATCCTGTTGCTTTCGGTAACAGCAGAGGAAAGTACCAACGCCCTTTACAAAATCCTGGACGATAAAGTATCCAACCCGCTGGCACGTATCAGCGGAGTAGGTGCCGTATCTATTTCCGGTGCTCCGATCCGTGAAGTACAGGTATATTGCGACCCTTACAAATTGGAAGCTTACGGGCTGACCATCGAGGGAATCTCCTCTATCATTGCACAGGAGAACCGCAATACGCCGGGTGGTAGCATAGATATCGGTTCAAACACCTATACGCTCCGTGTACAAGGTGAATTTACCAATGCCAACCAAATGCTGGACCTAGTGGTAGGAAGCAATAACGGTAAGAATGTGTATCTGCGCGACGTTGCACAGGTAAAAGACTATATCGAAGAACGTGCCCAGGAAACCTTCAACAACGGAGGTAAGGGGGGTATGATCGTTATCCAGAAGCAGTCCGGAGCAAACTCGGTGAATATCGCTAAGAAAGTTCACGAAAAACTGCCGGAAATACAGGCCAGTTTGCCATCCGACGTACAACTGGGTGTGATCGTCGATACCTCGACCAACATCCTGAATACAATCGACAGTTTGCAGGAAACGATCATGATCACTTTCATTGTCGTTATGTTGGTGGTATTCATCTTCCTGGGACGCTGGAGAGCGACATTTATCATTATCCTGACGATCCCGATCTCACTGATCGCCGCATTCGCCTACTTGCTGGCATCCGGCAATACACTGAACATTATCTCGTTAAGTTCATTGTCTATTGCAATCGGTATGGTGGTGGATGACGCCATTGTGGTATTGGAGAATGTCACGACGCATATTGAAAGAGGTAGTAAACCGAAGCAGGCAGCCGTACACGCGACCAACGAGGTAGCTATATCCGTAATTGCTTCCACATTGACTATGTTGGCAGTATTCCTGCCATTGACAATGGTGACCGGTATGGCCGGTATCCTTTTCAAACAGTTAGGCTGGATCGTTAGTATCATCATGATCGTATCGACAGTCGGAGCTTTGACTTTGACACCGATGCTTTGTTCGCAGTTGTTACGTCTCGATCCGAAGAAAGGACGTCTGTACGTTTTGTTCTTCACTCCTATTGAAAAGGCACTGAATGCACTGGATGTTGCTTATGCACGTTTCCTGGACTGGGCAGTACGTCATCGTAAAACAGTTATTGCCGGTGCCTTCCTGATCTTTGCAGGCAGCATGATGATGATCCCTATGATTAAGACTGAGTTCTTCCCGACCCAGGATAATGCCCGTATCGGTATCACGATCGAAATGCCCATCGGTACCCGCCAGGAGATCACACGCGATCTGGCTTTGCGTATCGACAAACAGTTCCGTGAGAAATATCCGGAAATTCTGGTACTGAACTTCACCGAAGGACAGGCTGATACGGATAACACATTTGCCCAGTTGAGCGACAACGGTTCGCACATTATTGAAATGAATGTCAACCTGAGCAGTGTCGGCGACCGTGAAAGAGGATTGATCGAGATTTGTGATATAATGCGTCAGGATTTGGCTGAATACTCCGAGATTAAAGAGTACAAGGTTTTGGCCGGCGGCCAGTCCGGCTCTATGGGTGGTGAGAACGCTGTGGATATTGAAATCTACGGTTTCGACTTTGCCAAGACCGATGCTGTTGCAGCAGATCTGTCAAGACGTCTGGAAGGATTGAAGGGATGTTCACAGGTTAACATCAGCCGTAAAGATTATATCCCGGAATACCAGGTAGACTTCGACCGCGAAAAACTGGCAATGAACGGCCTGAACGTTACGACAGCCTCTTTATACCTGCGTAACCGTATCAACGGTTCCACCGCTTCCAAGTATCGTGAAGACGGTGACGAGTATGATATCAAAGTACGTTATGCTCCCGAATTCCGCCAGTCTATCGAAGATATCGAAAATATCATGATCTATAACAATGCCGGACAAGGGGTTCGTATCCGCGATGTAGGTAAAGTTGTAGAACGTATGACACCGCCGACTATCGAACGTAAAAACCGTGAACGTCTTATCACAGTATCTGCCGTTGTCGGTCAGGGTGCTGCATTAAGCGACCTGGTGTCTGCCGTTCAATCCGAGCTGAAGAAGATGGATATCCCGTCTGATGTAAGCTGGCAGCTGGGAGGTACATTCGAAGACCAGCAGGATACATTTACCGACCTGGGTATATTGATGGTATTGATCATCATCCTGGTATTTATTGTGATGGCAGCCCAGTTCGAATCGTTGACCGACCCGTTCGTGATCATGTTCTCCATCCCGTTCGCCTTTACTGGTGTAATTCTGGGATTGGCAATCACACAGACACCACTCGGGGTGATGGCTTTGATCGGTGTAATCATGTTGATGGGTATCGTTGTAAAGAACGGTATCGTACTGATCGACTACACGATCCTGTGCCGCGAACGCGGAATGAGTATTCTTACTGCTGCAGTTGCTGCCGGTAAATCCCGTCTCCGTCCGGTATTGATGACCACCCTGACTACCGTACTCGGTATGATCCCGATGGCTATCGGTACAGGTGAAGGTGCTGAAATGTGGCGCTCGATGGGTATGACGGTTGCATGGGGACTTTCAGTATCCACTTTGATCACACTGGTTATCGTACCGACGGTATATTGCGTATTTGCCGGAAACGGTGTAAAACGCCGCCGCCGTAAGATCGCAAGGTTGAATCATCTGGAACAATTATAA
- a CDS encoding efflux RND transporter periplasmic adaptor subunit: protein MKTREMLKVVPLVTLALLMSCTGEKKDSEADTHDEKVKVKIEQVSAQDVDQLAEFTATVEANIKNNIAPQSPVRIEKLFAEVGDHVKEGQVLVKMDETNLKQAKIQLDNQEIEFKRIDELYKVGGASKSAWDAQKTQLDVSRASYKNLQDNTQLLSPISGIITARNYDSGDMYSGGDPIYTVEQIRPVKLFVNVSESYFTQVKKGNEVDIKLDVYGDEVFKGKVSLVYPTIDSSTRTFPVEIKIANTDERVRPGMFARTTMNFGTRNHVVAPDQSIVKQSGSGDRYIYVYKDGKVSYQKVELGRRMGNKYEIVSGVENGDQVVITGQNRLSNGMEVEIDK from the coding sequence ATGAAAACACGTGAAATGCTGAAAGTTGTACCGCTCGTAACATTAGCCCTGCTGATGTCATGTACAGGTGAAAAGAAAGACTCTGAGGCAGATACCCATGATGAAAAAGTAAAAGTGAAGATTGAGCAGGTATCGGCTCAGGATGTAGACCAGCTGGCGGAATTTACTGCAACCGTAGAGGCAAACATAAAGAACAACATTGCGCCTCAGTCTCCGGTTCGTATTGAGAAGCTGTTCGCAGAAGTGGGTGACCATGTAAAAGAAGGCCAGGTACTTGTCAAGATGGACGAAACAAACCTGAAACAGGCCAAAATACAATTGGACAATCAGGAAATTGAATTCAAGCGCATCGACGAATTGTATAAAGTCGGCGGAGCTTCCAAATCGGCCTGGGATGCCCAGAAAACACAGTTGGACGTAAGCCGCGCAAGTTATAAGAACCTGCAGGATAACACTCAGTTGCTAAGTCCGATCAGCGGTATCATCACTGCCCGTAATTACGACAGCGGCGATATGTACAGCGGTGGTGATCCTATATATACAGTAGAACAGATCCGCCCGGTCAAACTGTTCGTGAACGTTTCCGAAAGTTATTTCACACAAGTGAAGAAAGGCAATGAAGTAGATATCAAGCTGGATGTATATGGCGACGAAGTATTCAAAGGCAAAGTAAGCCTGGTCTACCCGACCATAGATTCTTCCACCCGTACTTTCCCGGTAGAGATTAAGATTGCCAACACCGACGAACGCGTACGTCCAGGAATGTTTGCACGTACAACGATGAATTTCGGTACACGTAACCACGTAGTTGCACCGGACCAGTCCATTGTAAAACAATCCGGATCGGGTGACCGCTACATCTATGTTTACAAAGATGGAAAAGTATCCTACCAGAAGGTAGAACTGGGACGCCGCATGGGAAACAAATATGAGATCGTATCCGGCGTAGAAAATGGCGACCAGGTAGTAATAACCGGTCAGAACCGTTTGAGTAATGGAATGGAAGTAGAAATTGACAAGTAA
- a CDS encoding TolC family protein — protein sequence MKRVLITKKMMWVVMMLLPSLVFSTVKAQDVLKLDLEKALEIALSENPTVKVADREIEKKKYAQKGTYAALFPQINFTADYTRTLKKQVMYMDGFDMGGGSDESTPGMEGIDMSKGIEVGRDNNWTTGFNLSMPLVNATLWKSLSISALDVELSIEQARSSKISMVNQVKKGFYAVLLANDSYRVFKESYDNAMENYLDIKKKYDQGTVAEYDLIRADVTVKNSEPNMLQAENSLTLAKWQLKALLGMDLEMAIDCEGELADFESVLFADYMATDTTLAGNTDLKQIDLQMQQLKKTLTMQKFDYLPTLSLTGMYQWNAMNNDFKFKNYNWTPYSIVGVSLTVPIFSGGSKYHKIKQTQVSMHQMDLQRDDTKRNLQLAIKQYLDNMKTCVKQFDAAQKGVEQANKGYKIAQKRYDTGAGTLLEMNDAELALTQAKLNLNQSIYNYMVAKSDMEKVLGQEQTN from the coding sequence ATGAAACGAGTATTAATTACTAAGAAGATGATGTGGGTAGTCATGATGTTGCTGCCTTCTTTGGTCTTTTCTACGGTGAAAGCACAGGATGTCCTGAAGCTCGACCTGGAAAAAGCATTGGAGATAGCATTGAGTGAAAACCCGACCGTGAAAGTCGCAGACAGAGAAATAGAAAAGAAAAAGTATGCACAGAAAGGCACCTATGCCGCTCTGTTCCCTCAGATTAATTTTACAGCCGATTATACCCGCACATTGAAAAAGCAGGTGATGTATATGGATGGTTTCGATATGGGTGGCGGCAGTGACGAATCGACGCCCGGTATGGAAGGTATCGATATGAGCAAAGGTATTGAGGTTGGCCGTGATAACAACTGGACTACCGGCTTCAATCTATCGATGCCCCTTGTCAACGCTACATTATGGAAAAGCCTCAGCATATCCGCCCTCGACGTGGAACTGTCTATAGAGCAGGCACGGTCATCCAAAATATCGATGGTAAACCAGGTAAAGAAAGGTTTCTATGCCGTTTTACTGGCAAACGATTCTTATCGTGTTTTCAAGGAAAGCTATGACAACGCGATGGAAAACTATCTGGATATCAAAAAGAAATATGACCAGGGAACGGTAGCCGAATACGATCTGATCCGTGCAGACGTGACCGTAAAGAACAGTGAACCGAATATGCTCCAGGCAGAAAACTCGCTGACATTGGCTAAATGGCAATTAAAGGCACTCCTGGGAATGGATCTAGAAATGGCTATCGACTGCGAAGGAGAACTGGCCGATTTCGAATCAGTCCTGTTTGCGGACTATATGGCAACCGATACGACATTGGCAGGCAACACCGATTTGAAACAGATCGATCTGCAGATGCAACAGTTGAAAAAGACTTTGACCATGCAGAAGTTCGACTATCTGCCTACATTATCGCTCACAGGTATGTACCAGTGGAATGCCATGAACAATGATTTCAAGTTCAAGAACTATAACTGGACTCCTTACTCGATTGTCGGTGTATCGCTTACGGTCCCTATCTTTTCCGGAGGCAGCAAATATCATAAGATCAAGCAGACGCAGGTATCCATGCATCAGATGGATTTACAGCGCGACGATACGAAACGCAACCTGCAGTTGGCTATCAAACAATATCTGGATAATATGAAAACCTGCGTGAAACAATTCGATGCCGCCCAGAAAGGTGTCGAACAGGCAAACAAAGGATATAAGATCGCCCAGAAGCGCTATGACACAGGAGCCGGAACATTGCTTGAAATGAACGATGCGGAACTGGCACTGACACAAGCGAAACTGAATCTGAACCAGTCCATCTACAATTATATGGTAGCTAAATCGGATATGGAAAAAGTTTTAGGTCAGGAACAAACGAATTAA